In the Aulosira sp. FACHB-615 genome, one interval contains:
- the psb28 gene encoding photosystem II reaction center protein Psb28: MTSTPPTIQFFAGIFEELSNVSLRRGKVSGNRIVAMTFNQLQALEGFNSFTKPSLNSLLLTDEEGEISVTPSSTKFIFGGDEGDELQRVECQFEIEQDDHWERFMRFMHRYAEANGMEYGSSN; the protein is encoded by the coding sequence ATGACATCTACCCCACCCACAATTCAGTTTTTTGCAGGCATTTTTGAAGAACTCAGCAATGTGAGTTTGCGACGTGGCAAAGTTTCGGGAAACCGCATTGTCGCTATGACTTTTAATCAATTACAAGCTTTAGAAGGCTTTAATAGTTTTACAAAACCATCTTTAAATTCCTTACTGTTAACTGATGAAGAAGGTGAAATTAGCGTAACTCCTTCTTCAACTAAGTTTATTTTTGGTGGTGATGAGGGTGATGAATTACAACGGGTAGAATGCCAATTTGAAATTGAACAAGATGATCATTGGGAACGCTTTATGCGTTTTATGCACCGTTACGCTGAGGCTAATGGGATGGAGTATGGCAGTTCTAATTGA